In one Nicotiana tomentosiformis chromosome 6, ASM39032v3, whole genome shotgun sequence genomic region, the following are encoded:
- the LOC138893634 gene encoding uncharacterized protein, which produces MWDTLEVAYEGTDKVKETRINLLVRNYELFQMKDGESVEKMFSRFRKILGDLNSFGRPIKSGEQVRKILRNLPIIWQPKVIALKCQDLDKMSYDELRDDLIACEKTHLDKKIQQEKKKTISFKATVA; this is translated from the coding sequence ATGTGGGATACATTGGAGGTCGCATATGAAGGAACCGACAAGGTAAAGGAAACAAGAATTAATCTTCTTGTTCGTAACTATGAGCTATTTCAAATGAAGGATGGAGAATCAGTAGAGAAAATGTTCTCAAGGTTCAGAAAAATCCTTGGAGATCTAAATTCTTTTGGTAGACCAATAAAGAGCGGAGAGCAAGTTAGAAAAATTCTTagaaatctacccataatttgGCAGCCCAAGGTCATCGCTCTGAAATGTCAAGATCTTGACAAAATGTCCTACGATGAACTTAGAGATGATTTAATTGCCTGTGAGAAAACTCACTTGGACAAAaaaattcaacaagaaaagaagaaaactaTTTCCTTTAAAGCAACTGTAGCTTaa